Proteins encoded in a region of the Vicinamibacterales bacterium genome:
- a CDS encoding VWA domain-containing protein, translating to MTTRTRPIVAALLLLAGTLLSAQEPAPQPQEQSFKFRTGVELINVNATVTDQSGRFVSGLNKDDFRVFEDEQPQTVTHFNAERVPVSLGIVLDTSGSMDGDKMYAAKQALERFLVQLLDPEDEVFLYRFDNAPELVEGWTRDKRRISDSIRRIQPRGGTALYDAVADAVQLAQQGRNKKKAVVIISDGNDTTSRTDIFTVKQLIRETEVLVYAIGIDSPGTAFSGFRRPAPSFQFGGAAAQLQRQRPPRAPIPLPFPIPGRRPSPLPPPQPPTNPIPGSNPRTRSTGTDDRVNVAALRDITDDSGGRTEIIRFTRDLDPATAGIADELSKQYYLGYAASGPKDGRWHAIRVEVRSAAYHVRARKGYVAGK from the coding sequence ATGACCACCCGCACGCGCCCGATCGTCGCCGCGCTCCTGCTGCTCGCCGGCACGCTGCTCTCCGCGCAGGAGCCGGCGCCGCAGCCGCAGGAGCAGTCGTTCAAGTTCCGCACCGGCGTCGAGCTGATCAACGTCAACGCGACGGTCACCGATCAGTCCGGCCGGTTCGTGTCGGGGCTGAACAAGGACGATTTCCGCGTCTTCGAAGACGAGCAGCCGCAGACGGTGACGCACTTCAACGCCGAGCGCGTACCCGTCAGCCTCGGCATCGTCCTCGACACCAGCGGCAGCATGGACGGCGACAAGATGTACGCGGCGAAGCAGGCGCTGGAGCGCTTCCTGGTCCAGCTGCTCGATCCCGAAGACGAAGTCTTCCTCTACCGCTTCGACAACGCCCCCGAGCTCGTCGAAGGCTGGACGCGCGACAAGCGGCGGATCAGCGACTCGATCCGGCGCATTCAGCCGCGCGGCGGCACGGCGCTGTATGACGCCGTCGCGGATGCCGTGCAGCTCGCGCAGCAGGGACGCAACAAGAAGAAGGCGGTGGTGATCATCTCCGACGGGAACGACACGACGAGCCGGACCGACATCTTCACGGTGAAGCAGCTGATTCGCGAGACCGAAGTGCTCGTCTACGCGATCGGCATCGACAGCCCCGGCACGGCGTTCTCGGGGTTCCGCCGGCCGGCGCCTTCCTTCCAGTTCGGCGGTGCGGCGGCGCAACTCCAGCGGCAGCGCCCGCCGCGGGCGCCGATTCCGCTGCCGTTCCCCATCCCCGGGCGAAGGCCGAGTCCGCTGCCGCCGCCGCAGCCGCCGACCAACCCGATTCCGGGCAGCAATCCGCGGACGCGATCGACCGGCACCGACGATCGCGTGAACGTCGCCGCGCTGCGCGACATCACCGACGACAGCGGCGGACGCACGGAGATCATCCGCTTCACGCGCGATCTGGATCCGGCGACCGCCGGAATCGCCGACGAGTTGAGCAAGCAGTACTACCTCGGATACGCCGCGTCGGGCCCGAAGGACGGCCGCTGGCACGCCATCCGCGTCGAGGTGCGCAGCGCGGCGTACCACGTGCGCGCTCGAAAAGGGTACGTCGCGGGGAAGTAA
- a CDS encoding ZIP family metal transporter has protein sequence MHLLGISVALSVLGSLGGILVASTFLLLHEQIRGRLVPWLISYAVGTLVGAALLALVPEALEALPARTAMLAMATGILSFFVLEKAVIWRHCHHDEDCHVHNTAASLVIVGDAFHTFVDGAVIAAAVLTSVPLGVTTAIAVAAHEIPQEVGDVAILLRAGYSRGRALTLNVLSALGGIIGAGAMVLASTALPQVLPYVLAFAAGNFLYVAMSDLIPDLHRGNDTGGARQFLLITAGIVTIALI, from the coding sequence GTGCACCTGCTCGGGATCTCTGTCGCTCTGTCCGTCCTCGGCTCGTTGGGCGGAATTCTCGTCGCCTCCACGTTCCTGCTCCTGCACGAACAGATTCGCGGACGGCTCGTTCCCTGGCTGATCAGCTACGCCGTCGGCACGCTGGTCGGCGCCGCGCTGCTCGCGCTGGTGCCGGAAGCGCTCGAAGCGCTGCCGGCGCGCACGGCGATGCTGGCGATGGCGACGGGGATCCTGAGCTTCTTCGTGCTCGAGAAGGCGGTGATCTGGCGGCACTGCCATCACGACGAGGACTGCCACGTCCACAATACCGCCGCATCGCTGGTCATCGTCGGCGACGCGTTCCACACCTTCGTCGACGGCGCGGTCATCGCGGCGGCGGTGCTGACCTCGGTGCCGCTCGGTGTCACCACCGCGATCGCGGTGGCGGCGCACGAGATCCCACAGGAGGTCGGCGACGTGGCCATCCTGCTGCGCGCCGGCTACTCCCGCGGCCGCGCGCTCACGCTCAACGTGCTGTCAGCGCTCGGCGGCATCATCGGCGCGGGCGCGATGGTGCTGGCATCGACGGCGCTGCCCCAGGTGCTGCCCTACGTCCTCGCATTCGCCGCCGGCAACTTCCTGTACGTCGCCATGTCGGATCTGATTCCCGACCTGCACCGGGGCAACGACACCGGCGGCGCCCGCCAGTTTCTGCTGATTACCGCGGGGATTGTCACGATCGCGCTGATCTAG